GCGTTTGCCTACAATAGTTGAATCCTTTTCGACCGGCAAATTTTCTTCGGGCTGTTGAGCAGCAGAATAGCCGACTATCAACATGGAGAAAACAATAAAATAAAAAGCTTTCAATTTCATCTGAGTAATGCTAAACCAAAAGCGTTCCAAAAGCTACTACGATCATGAAAATTTCCAGGCAAATCAACTTATCAATAAACTAACTACCGCTCATTCCGCTCATCCAGCCCTCGGCAACTTTATTCTCGTTCTCATCCAGCATTTGTACGAGGACTTTAAGTTTACCAAACCTATGATATTTCTTCACGGCGCTCACGATTACCGTTGTTTCTGGTTGCACTTGCTTTAAAAAAACCACATGATTTTCCGTCATCGCAAAGGACTTGATGGCTTCATCCTTATTCAAATAACTGCCCAGACAGGCAAGACCTATCTGCGCCATACATTCTGTCAAAATGACGCCCGGCACGACGGGATTATTGATGAAGTGATGCTGGAAGAAGGGTTCGCTTTCGCGAAAGCGATAAATCCCCACTACCCTATCGTCACTAATTTCTAGCAACTTGTCTACAAATTTAAATCCAGCGCCATAGGGCAAGTTTTGTACTATTTTATCTAAAGGGTCTAACAACATTACCTGAGGCTTTCTCCACCATCTACCTTGATGACGGTTCCATTAATCCATTGCGCTTCTCTTTTACAGAGCAAGTAAACCACATCTGCCACACGCTCTGGCGTGGTGAGTTTCTGATACGGGTTTCTATTTGTCGCGTGATTTTTGATTCCTTCGTAATCTGGGATCATTTTAAGACTGACGGTATCTGTGACACCAGCTTGAATACAATTTGCGCGCAAGCCTAAGGGAGCCAATTCTACCGCCATAGATTTGGTCAACATTTCAAGGGCTGCTTTTGCTACACTCACAGCAGCATAACCAGCACTGGGCCGCTGGCTGCCTTCACTGGTAAAGCTCAAAATTCGAGCAGATTTTTCAAAAAGATCGTTTTCAATCAGCGCCTGAGTCCAGAAATGAAGACTTAAAGCCATGCTGTTCAAAGTCTGTGTAAAATCTGAATTTTTGAGCCTATTATCCCCCAAAAGCGGCTTTAGGTTTCCTTTTGATATGCTATGTAACAATAAGTTGATAGATTTCCCATTCAATTTCTCCTTGACTAGAGTTTTCAGATCTTCCAATAGATCTTCTCTCGTGGCGTCCTTATTAAAGGCATACAACTCGACACCTTGAGCTCTGATCTTATCAAATTTTGATTCAATCTTTTGTTCATCGCGACGAGGTGCACGGTAAAAGATGATCAGGTTCATGCCATGTTGCGCCAATTTCAATGCACTGGCATAACCCAGGCCAGAACTACCGCCTAGAATCAATCCCCACTGTCCTTCGAAATCTCTTACCATTCTAGAAGAATTCTTTGAGCGGTAAAACCAGGCCCAAAACTCAACATTAATCCTTTGCTCCCTTTCTCACAGCCTTTTTCCATAAATGCTTTCAGCACAAACAGTACGGTCGCGCTACTCATGTTTCCGTATTTACGCAGGACTTCTTTGGTTTCATTCACATTTTTTCCTAAGTCAGCAAATAAATCTTCAACTGTTTGAACGATCTTTTTACCACCCGGATGAAAAACAAGGTGATCTATATTCTTTATTTCTAAACTGTACTTTTCTAAGAACGGATGGATGATGTTGGGTAAATGACCTGATATGGTTTCCGGAACCTGTTTATCAAGTACCATCTGCAAACCAGAGTTGACCAAATCAAACCCCATCATGCGTGTGGCATCAGGAAAATGATACATCTCGTGTCCTAGAATTTTGACACCTCCATCTTCAGGATGGGAAGACAAGGTCACGCAAGCGCAGCCATCACCAAAAATCGCCGCGCTCACCATATTGGTCATGCTGTAATCCTCAAGTTGAAAAGTCGCCGTAGGCGCTTCTACCGCGATGACGGCCGCTCGTTTATTTGGATTGGCTCGCAAGAACTGCTCGGCGTAAATCAGACCTGAAATTCCGGCAACGCAGCCCATTTCTGTCACCGGTAAACGCACAATATCTTGACGCAAACCCAATTCGTTAATCAAATAGGCATCAATCGATGGTATCATTATTCCCGTGCAACTCACCGTGATAATGTAGTCCAGCTGATCAGCCGACCAGTTATTTTTCTCCAAGGCATCCGTTAGTGCCTTGCTAGCTAACGGCACGACTTCTCTTTTATAAATGTCATTACGCTCTTGAAACGAGGAGTGCGTAAAAACCTCCACGGGATCCATGATGGAATACCTGCGGTCCACACCCGCACCTTCAAAAATCTTGATGGTCTTGCGTTTTAAACGCTCGTCTTGACCATCCAGCCATTGTTCCACAAAGGGAATGATCTCTGGAGTTTCTTTATAAAATCTAGGTAAGGCTGTGGTGACCTGCGTGATTTTGACGCTCATAAGTAGGAATAATCCATAGATAACGGAACGACCACTTCCATTTTAAAAGGTCATTTTTGATCCCAGCGGCAAGGGCATATTTTTTAAAACACGCCTGTTTGAACCCAGACGCAATACTGATCAGACCATCTTGCCGAGAGATCTTATTGCGTATAAAAATAGGACTAAAAAGCCTAAAGAATGTATAAGCGACCCTATGACGGTGCAGATCATTAATTATGATGTACTTAGTCGCAATTTCCTTGAATTTTTTCAGTAGATACACAATTTCTCCATCGCTAAAATGATGCAACGTGAGTGAGCTGATTAAGATGTCGCATTTGAGGTATTGATCTTTGAGAATATCGCTTTCGCGAAAGCGAACTCTATTCAAACCCTCTGACAATTCACGAGCTTTTTGAATACTATTGGCAGAGAAGTCTACTCCTAAAAATGTAATGCGTTCATCTTTGATATGATTGTTCAAATAGCGCAACATTTCTCCATCCCCACAACCAGCATCGCAGATTACCAATTTCTCATCTGGAAACTGAGCTGCCACTTTGCGTACCTCTTTTAAGGTGAACTTAAATCCACCTAAAACTTTGTTGATTTTGTTGATATCATTTACCGCAAGCTGCAAGATTTTGGGATCCAGATCTGGATCGTCCATTTGCTCTGGGTCTGTGTTGCGGTGTTTTGAAGAATATTTTGAGAACAACAATTTTTGTTTAGATGACTAAAGTATCCTTGAATAGCTCGCCCTTAAAAGAATTAGGCAAATAATAACAAATTGATAAACCACAAAATAGGAATTCCCTCCACCCAAAAGCTGGCATAATAATCAGATCGCTCGCGGCTGCTGAACCAGATCATGACAGCAGTCAAAAGAAAGAAAACCATGTTGAGAATTGATCCAATTTCGAAATATTGGAATAATAGGATTTCTATAATCAAAGTGATCACGCAAAGAAAAACGCCAAGCAATTTTGATTTTCCAACACCTATCAGTTGGGGAAGAGTCTGCAGATCTTCCTCATCATATTTCAGATCCCTTATTTCAAAGGGAATGCAGAGAGCAAAAACATAGATTAGTACTTGAACGCCTCTAAGAATCAGAATTGCGTATGCATTCCTGCTTTCAACTATCACATGCCATCCAGAAATATGCTGTGCTACCAAAAGCTCAAAAATCCATGGCAGGACAACAATTAAAAGAACCCAAATCACAGAAACCGAGATCAGCTTCACCACGGGAAAGTGCCTTAAACTTTTACCCTTACATATAGGAAACGTATATGAAAAACCGATCAAAGCTATCAAACCTAGTAACACGATCAATTCAGTATTAAGAACTGGTATGATTAGAATGGCGCTCAACAAGCAACATACTATGGTTACTATTGTTGTTAGAATTTTGAATGGAAATGTCTTTCGAGCTAGCCAAAGATGAGCATACTTGGTAACGTTATACCCTACGAGTGTCAGGCAAAATAATATTAAGGGAACACCATAATCTAGGTTGCCTGTAACATTGGAATTCATCAATACCGCCAGACAAACAAGCGCTACGGCTACATGCATACTTGACCGAATGTAGAAATCAAGAATGTTCTTTAAAAATCGCACGAATTCAAAGGTAGTTCCCCATGGTTGATAACTGCCCTAAAAAGGTTGAAAAATAACCCGCAAGCTCTAGCTAATGCTTGTTAGTTTTCCTAACCTAATCGACTACTTTTGCAACCTAAATTAGAGAGCACGCTGTTATGAATACTGATCGTTTTGCCCTGAGACACATAGGCCCTAGAAAGGCAGATCTCCCTGAAATGCTTGAAACCATTGGCGTTTCGTCCATCGACGAGCTGGTTTATGAAACCGTTCCGGATAATATTAGACTCAAGAAGGATTTGGATCTAGATCCAGCCATGAGTGAGTATGATTTCCTGAAACACATCAAGGAGCTAGGCGACAAGAATCAGCAATTCCGTACTTATATAGGTCTTGGTTATAACGCAGCTATCACACCGGCGGTTATACAGCGTAATATTCTCGAGAATCCTGGTTGGTACACGGCCTACACGCCTTATCAAGCTGAGATTGCCCAAGGCCGTCTTGAGGCACTTCTGAACTATCAGACTATGGTGGCAGATCTTACGGGTATGGAGCTCGCAAATGCTTCTCTTCTTGATGAGTCTACTGCAGCTGCTGAGGCGATGACCTTATTGTTTTCTGTAAGAGAGCGCGATCAAAAGAAAAATGAGGTAGTCAAATTTTTTGTGGATCAGGACTGCTTGCCACAAACTAAGGAATTGCTCAAAACCCGTGCTATTCCGCTGGGGATTGATTTGGTTGAGGGCAATCCGCAAGAAATGGATCTCGATGACAGCTATTATGCCGTTTTATTACAATATCCTGGTGCGAGTGGAAATGTGGTTGATTATACCGCTTTCGCGAAAGCGTGCCACAGCAAAAACATACGTATAGCCGTAGCAGCAGATATGCTATCATTAGTACTTCTCGAGGCTCCGGGCCACTGGGGAGCTGATGTAGTTGTTGGGACTACACAACGATTTGGTATACCATTAGGTTATGGTGGACCACATGCTGCCTATTTTGCGACTCGTGAAGAATTCAAAAGACAGATTCCAGGACGTATTATAGGGGTAACCCGCGATATGGATGGAAAACGAGCACTGCGCATGGCGTTGCAGACTCGCGAGCAACACATAAAGAGAGACAAAGCGACGTCAAATATTTGTACGGCCCAGGTACTTCTTGCGGTAATGGCCGGAATGTATGGTGTGTATCACGGGCCTCGTGGTCTCAAATACATCGCCAGCAAGTTGCACCGTCAGACCGCTACCCTAGCTGATGCTATTGAGAAACTAGGTATCTATCAGACAAATGAGAACTATTTTGACACGCTCTCATTTAAAACTGATGCAGCGGCGGTTCACAAAATTGCGGTTCAAAAAGAAATCAATTTTCATTATCCTGATACTGAAACCGTTCAGGTTTCTCTCAACGAGACAGTAAACCTAAAAGACCTTAATGATATTGTAGAAGTCTTTGCAACGGCTTTGGGCAAACCTTTTGAGAAGATTGAAAAACTTATAGATAAGTCTTATCTAGGTACCGGTCGTCAAACCGATTTCATGACTTATGAAGTCTTCAATTCCTATCACTCTGAAACGGAGTTGATGCGTTACATAAAAAAATTGGAGCGCAAGGATCTTGCTTTGAATCAATCCATGATTTCTCTTGGCTCGTGTACCATGAAACTCAACGCTGCGGCTGAAATGCTGCCGCTGAGCAATCCGCAATGGGGAAATATTCACCCATTTGCTCCGGTTGAACAAGCTGCTGGTTACCAAGAAATGTTGAGAAAGCTAGAGCTACAGCTTAATGAAATTACTGGTTTTGCTGGAACGTCCTTACAGCCCAATTCTGGTGCTCAAGGAGAATTTGCCGGCCTTATGGCGATCAGAGCCTACCACATTTCACGTGGTGATGAACACAGAAACATCTGTTTGATTCCGTCGAGTGCGCATGGGACTAATCCTGCAAGTGCGGTGATGGCTGGTATGAAAGTCGTTGTAACAAAAGCATTGGAAAACGGAAACATAGATGTGGAAGATCTGCGTCAAAAAGCCGAAAAACACAAGGATAACCTTGCTGCCCTTATGGTAACCTATCCATCTACGCACGGAGTTTATGAGAGTGAGATCGTTGAGATTACTTCGATCATTCACGACAACGGTGGGCAAGTCTATATGGACGGTGCTAATATGAACGCTCAGGTAGGCTTAACGAATCCAGGTAACATAGGCGCTGATGTTTGTCACTTGAATCTGCATAAGACTTTTGCCATTCCACATGGTGGTGGTGGTCCTGGAGTAGGTCCTATTTGCGTAGCTGAACAATTGGTTCCTTTCCTACCAACAAACCCAGTGATCAAAACAGGTGGTGAGCAAGCGATTACTCCTATAAGTGCAGCTCCTTGGGGAAGTGCCTTGGTGTGTATTATTTCTTACGGCTACATCTGCATGCTGGGAGCAAAAGGCTTGAAGCGATCTACAGAGTATGCGATTGTAAATGCAAACTATATCAAACAAAGATTAGACGGTAGTTTTGACTGCCTGTATACTGGAGAGAAAGGTCGCGCGGCTCACGAGATGATCATCGATTGTAGACCTTTTAAAGCTAAGGGAATCGAAGTTACCGACATCGCCAAGCGATTGATGGATTATGGCTTCCACGCTCCTACAGTAAGTTTTCCAGTTACTGGAACCATGATGATCGAGCCTACAGAATCTGAAAGCAAAGAAGAAATGGACCGTTTTTGTGATGCTATGATCTCCATTAGAAAAGAAATCGAGGCAGCGGATAAAGACGAGCCTAACAATGTTTTGAAAAACAGTCCACATACGTTACAAATGATTACTGCAGATGAGTGGAATTTCCCTTATTCTAGATCTCAAGCGGCGTATCCACTAGACTATGTTCAAGAGAATAAATTCTGGCCTACCGTACGACGCGCTGATGATGCCTTCGGTGATCGTAATTTGATGTGTACTTGTGCGCCTATGGAGGAATATCTATAGAAATTTCCTACGTTACATAACATATTACGAGCTCAAGAATTTATCTTAATACAGGTGATTCTTGAGCTTTTTATTTACCAAAGAATTTTAAGGACCTTAGATCAACTTCTGCGTTATTCTCAATGTAATAGTGAAATAATTATACTTCTTATAACTCCCAATGATTGGCTTTATCTAATTATAAAATACAATCAACTGATAAACAATATTTTAAAATCACCTGTTTACAAATCTAGTTTTTTCGTTTAGAAAAAATTAAGCATTTATCGATGGTGCTTTCCTAGAAATTTCAAATTTGTCTCAAAACCTCTCAAAGACTCAAGATGAAACAGAAATGGAATTTTGTATTGTTGATTGTCGTTGTACTACTCATTTTATTTTTCAGCGGTAGTTATGATTTAGGAGAAGCTCCCGATAGTATTGATACAGGAGATACTGCATGGATGCTGGTGGCTAGCGCCTTTGTACTTTTAATGACACCTGGTCTTGCCTTTTTCTATGGGGGAATGGTTAACCGTAAAAACATCATTTCTACAATGCTACAAAGTTTTGTCGCACTGGGAATTGTAAGCGTGCTGTGGGTGTTTGTTGGTTTTAGCTTGGCCTTTGGCGATAGTCTGGGAGGGATAATCGGTGATCCTCGTACCTATTTTAACTTTAATGGTGTGTCGCTGTCTCCACATCCAGATTTCGGTGCTACCATTCCTTTTTTATTATTTGCTTTTTTTCAACTGAAGTTTGCCATAATCACGCCTGCATTAATTACTGGTAGTTTTGCGGGAAGAATACGCTTTAGAGCGTACATTGTTTTTATCGTTCTTTTTATTCTGCTGATCTATGCTCCCCTTGCCCATATGACTTGGCATCCTGATGGATTGTTGAGAAATTGGGGCGTGCTTGATTTTGCCGGTGGAACCGTCGTACATATGTCAGCAGGGTTTGCAGCTCTTGCTGGTGCGGTATTTTTAGGAAAACGCAAACGAGTTACTCATGAAACCTCAAATATTCCTTATATTATTTTAGGTACAGCGTTGTTGTGGTTTGGGTGGTTTGGTTTCAATGCTGGTTCTGCGCTTGGAGTGAACACTGACACGATTATTGCATTTGCAAATACCAATCTAGCGAGTGCCACCGCTATGATCACCTGGATCTTTTACGATCGCTTTGCGGGTAGAAAAATGAGTGCCCTGGGTGCGTGCATTGGCGCTATAGTAGGATTGGTTGCGATTACTCCCGCCGCTGGTTTTGTGACCTTGGGTCAGAGTATTTTTATAGGTGCCATTGCAGCGCTCATAAGCAACTGGGCGATTCAGATCAAGAACAAATCTGAGCTGGATGATACGCTGGATGTCTTTCCCTCACACGGTGTAGGCGGTGTCGTAGGTATGATCTTGACAGCTGTTTTTGCTGAAGAAGTAGGTCTCATTCACGGTGAAACCGAAACATTCATGTGGCATTTGATCGCATTAGTCCTTGTGGCGCTATTCACCTTTGGGGGTAGTTTGATCTTGTATTGGATCGTCAATAAAATCATTTCCATGCGCGTACGCGAGGATCAAGAGGAGCGCGGTCTGGATGCTTCACAACATGGTGAGGTGTATTAATCTTTAATAACTGGACAGCTTTTTAGTAGAAAGAGGCAAATAATCACTAGCAGGCTGGCTTATTAGAATTACGCTTTCGCGAAAGCGAGAGGAAAAACCACATTTTCTTTACAATTTTGTCTGTAAACTTAACCCTACTTTCACAAGTTGCTGCGGGTAGCCTCTTATTTTTACTTGCGTGAAAGATGAATTCCCATACCGCCATCGCGATATTAACTGGTTAAGCTTTAATGATCGCGTTCTTCAAGAGGCCGCTGATAGATCTAATCCTTTATATGAGAGGCTCAAATTCATAGCTATTTTTTCCAGCAATTTAGACGAGCATTTTAGGGTGCGGGTTTCTCAATTGCGACAGCTTAAAAAGGTCAAGAAAAGCATTCGTAAAAAACTGGCTTTACGACCCAACAAGATCGTGAAAAAGATCCTCAGTAAAGTGCATAGCCAGCAAGAATATTTAGGAGATTTGTTTTTTGGAGAAATAGTGCCTGAGTTAGAATCTCATGGCATCAAACTTCTCGAATTTGATGAGGTATCAAAAAAATACAAAGCCGAGGCTACCGAATATTACGAGAAATACTTAAAGGACCTTGTCACTCCAAAATCTGTAGAGGCCTCAAAATCGAGTGATATACTATTAGAAAATCAGCAGCTGTATTTTATTGTGACCTTTGATCATGAGGACAAGTACGGTGTGGTAAATATTCCCTCTGATCAACATGATAGATTCATCACTTTAAAACAAGAAGATGGTAAACATATCATTGCATTTTTAGATGATATTATCAAACTCAATATAGATAAGATATTTCCCGATGAAACCGTTACGGATAGTTATTCCGTAAAACTTTCCAGAGATGCAGAATTATATCTGGATCAGGAGCTGGGTGAAGATCTCGCAGAGCAGATCTACAATTCCCTGTCTCAACGTGACGTGGGACAAGCCACACGATTTTTGTATGACGAGGCGATGCCTAAATCAGTCAGAAAAAACATAAGAAAAAGTCTTGGCCTCGGTAAAATAGATATGGTTGCTGGTGGAACGTATCACAATTTCAATGATCTTTTTTCATTTCCAGATCCTACAGATAATCCAGAATTACACGACTCAGGTTTTGAGCCTATCAAACATAAGCATCTAGAAAATTCAGATAAAGATTATTTTGAGATCATCTCAGAAAAAGATCAGATCGTGCACTTTCCCTATATGTCGTTTGACTATGTGCAACGCATGATTGATCAGGCAGCGGTAGATGAACACGTTCGTGAAATCAAAATATCGCTTTATCGAGTTGCCAGTGAGAGTGCGCTGACCTCTGCACTCCTCAAAGCCATTGATAATGGTAAAAAGGTAACTGTATTCGTAGAAGCAAAGGCCAGATTTGACGAAGAGAACAACATCGAGTGGGGTCGCAAGTTTGAGGCAAAAGGCGCACGGGTAATTTACAGTTATCCTAAAATAAAGGTTCACAGCAAGGTCATGCTCATCACCCGTGAAGAGAATGAAAAAATTAAGCGATATGCCTACATAGGTACGGGTAACTTTAACGCGCAGACCTCAAAAATTTATTGTGATCACGGGCTTTTTACCGCAGAAAAGAAAATAACAAAAGACCTCTCGAGAGTATTTGACGTGCTCCAAGGGGATTTGATCATACCACGAGCCAAAAAGCTTTTGATAAGCCCCTTCTCTACCCGTCGCACTTTTGAGCATATGATTAGGAATGAGATGGATCTTGTGCGCGATGGTAAGGTGGGAAAAGTCACCGCAAAAATGAATCAGCTGGAGGATCCAGATATGGTTAACTTGCTGTACAGAGCGAGTCAAGCAGGTGTTCAGATCCGGCTCATAGTTAGAGGATTTTCCTGTTTAGTGCCGCAAGTTGAGGGACTGAGCGAGAATATAGAAATTACATCCATTGTAGATACGTATCTTGAGCACGGCAGACTTTACATATTCAATAACGATGGCGATCCTAAAATGTTTATGGGTAGCGCAGACTGGATGAGCCGTAACCTGGACCGTAGAATTGAGGTGCTGGCTCCTATTGAAGATCCAGAAGTTTTTCAAGAACTCGAAGATATTTTAGCCATTCAGTTAAAGGACAATGTAAAAGCCCGTATCCACACGCCCGAAGAAGATAATCCTTTCGTGGAGCCGGAAAATGGAGCTGCAAAAATTCGCTCGCAGCGTGCCATTTACGATTATCTTAAAAACAAGCACACAAATTAAATCCTATAGTACCTTTGTTATATGCAAGAAAACGTGACTATACGCATAGGCGGTGTTCCTGAACATTTTAATCTTCCATGGCATCTGGCTCTTGAAGATGACGCTTTCGCGAAAGCGGGAATAAATTTAGAGTGGCAAGACGTGCCAGAAGGAACCGGTCGCATGAGCAAGCTGCTGAGAGAGAATAAAATTGATGTGGCTTGCATTTTAACCGACGGAATCGTCAAAGATATCATCGCAGGCAATCCATCGCGAATCTTACAAGTGTACGTCTCCAGTCCACTGTTGTGGGGTGTTCATGCGCCAGCAGCCATCGAGGCAGATGATACCAGGCAGTTAGAAGATGCTACGATCGCCATAAGTCGTTATGGTAGCGGCTCCCATCTTATGAGTTATCTACTCGCAAAGAAACACGGCTGGGATACTGATGAGATTGTATTCAAACCTGTAGATACTCTTGATGGCGCTGTAACAGCTCTCAGCAATAACGAGGCTCAGTTGTTTTTATGGGAACGCTATATGACCCAGCCTATAGTTGATAAAGGGATTTTTAAGCGGCTGGAAACTATTGCGACACCTTGGCCCAGTTTTGTAATCGCAGCTACACAAGATTGTATCGCCGAGAAAGAAATGGCGCTTGCCAAAATGATGCAAGTCATCAATAATTACACTGTTGATTTTAAGGAAATTCCCAACATCGATGTTACCATCGCATCGCATTACGACCTTCAAGTGGGTGACGTACAACAATGGCTTATGCGTACAGAGTTTAGCGACGGTCAGCTCTGGGAATCTACCGTAGATATCATTCTTGAGGAATTTCAAAATACGGGTATCATAGATAAAAAAGTCAGAATGGAAGATTTGATTTATGATTTGCCTGCTCTTGACGATGAGTAACTAGCACTTGGATTTTATCAAGTTTTAAACTTCCTCTAACAGAGTTCAAAGTCAGAATTTTAACTTTGCAAAAAACAAAAATATGTTAGAAAATCTCAATGCAGAGACCATCTTAAATGTAATACTGGAATATGGTGTTCCTATAATTAAGGCACTTCTGCTTTATATCATCGGAGGATGGCTCATTAAAAGAGCCGTTAAGATTATAGGTAAGTTGATGGAAAAGCGTGGTTATGAAATCACATTGCAAAAGTTCCTTATCAATATTATCACCTACGGTCTTTGGATCCTACTGCTAGTTGCATTAATCGGAACTCTGGGAATTGAGACCGCAGGTCTTGCTGCCGCCCTAGCTGCTGCTGGTCTAGCCATAGGTCTTGCGTTGCAGGGGTCTTTATCTAATTTTGCTGGTGGAGTCTTATTACTTCTTTTCAAGCCTTTTAAAGTAGGCGATACCATCGAAGCTCAAGGCGTGACCGGAACAGTAAAGGAGATCGATATACTTCAAACTAAAATTCTATTGTTTTCGCGCAAGCTAGCCATCGTGCCTAACGGACCTTTACTCAATGGGAACATCATCAATTTCAATACTGAAGGTATTTTAAGATGTGAGACAACAATTGGTGTGAGCTACGATGCTGATATACCAAAAACTCTAGAGCGATTACGCAAGCTTTGTACAGATCACCCCCTAGTTCTTGAAGATCCAGCTCCTGTTGTTCAGGTAGTTGAAAATGCAGATAGTTCTATCAATATTATCGTGCGGCCATATACGCTTACTGCAGATGTCTGGACGGTCAACTTCTATCTACAAGAAAACTTCGTTTCTGCTCTTGCAGAGATAGGTGTGGAAGTACCATTCCCACAGCGCGTTATTCACCAAGCGGTGAAGCCAGTAGAGGAAAAATAGAATCAATAGGTTATAAAAGAATGAACCCCAATTCTAATTGAATTGGGGTTTCATTTTTTTAAGCTAAGCTGAAGCTTTAAAAGTTGTAATTATATTATAAATAACCCGTTGTGCTAGTAGTTCCATGCATGCCTGATCCTATTTATTGGTCTGTTGTTTTCCCTATTGAACATCTGCAGCATGACAACTGCGGCCAGTTTGCTTGAGACCCTTGTCAGGAAGCCCTTGAAGCTCTTTGCGAGGTTGATCTTGATGTAGAACTGGGAGCATAACTGTGAAAACCTTGTCTCTATAAACTTACGGTTCTTTCTCCTCTCGGGCGAGAATGCGCTTTTGACCAGCTGGTTTTTTCTGGGTGGGGTGAGAAGTTCTATACCGTAGCTTGTGAACAGATCGGCCTGGAGCTCCCTGGATATTTAGCCTCGATCGCCGATGATCTCCCTCTCTTCGCTACCGTCGTACTGCCTTTCCTTCAGGAACTTTATGTCGTGTACGTTTGCTGGGGTCACTGCCATGTCATGGAAGATGCCCTGCATACTCATGAGCAGGTGGAGCTTGTATCCAATGTAGTAGCGGCGGTCAACCGCCGAGTAGCCCTTTCTCGGAGCCGTGCCCAGATCTTCCATACAGATCTTCATGCGGTGCTCCCTGGCATTGTGCACGATGGGACAGGGCATCGAGGCCGCCTCTCCGGTAATGGCGAGTGCCATGACCTCCAGGTCATTCATTTTAGTGTTGACCGGTCGCTTGTTGAAGTTTCCGTCCACCGTGACGGATTGGTAAGATCAATGAGATAGGAAAGGTGTTTTTTGTACATTGCAGGTAGATCGTGCATGGTATCAGAATTACAGATTAGACACCATTAATATACTGAATATCAATAAAATGCACGGTCTTTTTTTGAATCTGTTTTTTAATTTTAACTAGCACAACGGGTTATAAATAAGCATTGTCAATGATTTTAGCATATCCCTGCCCTACTCCTATAAATACATAATAATTATTAGTTCTTAGCGTCTCTTAACACCATTACTGTAGGAATAATAGTCCAAATGAGACTTTAAAAAAAATAGATAATCATGGTTTAAATGAGGTTTATTAGTGGTAATTCAAT
This genomic interval from Nonlabens spongiae contains the following:
- a CDS encoding ammonium transporter, translating into MKQKWNFVLLIVVVLLILFFSGSYDLGEAPDSIDTGDTAWMLVASAFVLLMTPGLAFFYGGMVNRKNIISTMLQSFVALGIVSVLWVFVGFSLAFGDSLGGIIGDPRTYFNFNGVSLSPHPDFGATIPFLLFAFFQLKFAIITPALITGSFAGRIRFRAYIVFIVLFILLIYAPLAHMTWHPDGLLRNWGVLDFAGGTVVHMSAGFAALAGAVFLGKRKRVTHETSNIPYIILGTALLWFGWFGFNAGSALGVNTDTIIAFANTNLASATAMITWIFYDRFAGRKMSALGACIGAIVGLVAITPAAGFVTLGQSIFIGAIAALISNWAIQIKNKSELDDTLDVFPSHGVGGVVGMILTAVFAEEVGLIHGETETFMWHLIALVLVALFTFGGSLILYWIVNKIISMRVREDQEERGLDASQHGEVY
- the ppk1 gene encoding polyphosphate kinase 1; translated protein: MKDEFPYRHRDINWLSFNDRVLQEAADRSNPLYERLKFIAIFSSNLDEHFRVRVSQLRQLKKVKKSIRKKLALRPNKIVKKILSKVHSQQEYLGDLFFGEIVPELESHGIKLLEFDEVSKKYKAEATEYYEKYLKDLVTPKSVEASKSSDILLENQQLYFIVTFDHEDKYGVVNIPSDQHDRFITLKQEDGKHIIAFLDDIIKLNIDKIFPDETVTDSYSVKLSRDAELYLDQELGEDLAEQIYNSLSQRDVGQATRFLYDEAMPKSVRKNIRKSLGLGKIDMVAGGTYHNFNDLFSFPDPTDNPELHDSGFEPIKHKHLENSDKDYFEIISEKDQIVHFPYMSFDYVQRMIDQAAVDEHVREIKISLYRVASESALTSALLKAIDNGKKVTVFVEAKARFDEENNIEWGRKFEAKGARVIYSYPKIKVHSKVMLITREENEKIKRYAYIGTGNFNAQTSKIYCDHGLFTAEKKITKDLSRVFDVLQGDLIIPRAKKLLISPFSTRRTFEHMIRNEMDLVRDGKVGKVTAKMNQLEDPDMVNLLYRASQAGVQIRLIVRGFSCLVPQVEGLSENIEITSIVDTYLEHGRLYIFNNDGDPKMFMGSADWMSRNLDRRIEVLAPIEDPEVFQELEDILAIQLKDNVKARIHTPEEDNPFVEPENGAAKIRSQRAIYDYLKNKHTN
- a CDS encoding substrate-binding domain-containing protein — its product is MQENVTIRIGGVPEHFNLPWHLALEDDAFAKAGINLEWQDVPEGTGRMSKLLRENKIDVACILTDGIVKDIIAGNPSRILQVYVSSPLLWGVHAPAAIEADDTRQLEDATIAISRYGSGSHLMSYLLAKKHGWDTDEIVFKPVDTLDGAVTALSNNEAQLFLWERYMTQPIVDKGIFKRLETIATPWPSFVIAATQDCIAEKEMALAKMMQVINNYTVDFKEIPNIDVTIASHYDLQVGDVQQWLMRTEFSDGQLWESTVDIILEEFQNTGIIDKKVRMEDLIYDLPALDDE
- a CDS encoding mechanosensitive ion channel family protein, which codes for MLENLNAETILNVILEYGVPIIKALLLYIIGGWLIKRAVKIIGKLMEKRGYEITLQKFLINIITYGLWILLLVALIGTLGIETAGLAAALAAAGLAIGLALQGSLSNFAGGVLLLLFKPFKVGDTIEAQGVTGTVKEIDILQTKILLFSRKLAIVPNGPLLNGNIINFNTEGILRCETTIGVSYDADIPKTLERLRKLCTDHPLVLEDPAPVVQVVENADSSINIIVRPYTLTADVWTVNFYLQENFVSALAEIGVEVPFPQRVIHQAVKPVEEK